The following coding sequences are from one Lipingzhangella halophila window:
- a CDS encoding serine/threonine-protein kinase: protein MSPVNASDPHGTMLEGRYELSRMPLARGGMGEVWEGHDTRLDREVAVKFIRFPDSEHDPEMVRRFVRESRITARLRHPGVPAIFDAGSHDGRPYLVMQRVHGISVADLVAEQERLEPGWAAAIAAQVCSVLTAAHGASLVHRDLKPTNLMLEPDGAVKVLDFGLAVALEGSDVSRITRSGETPGTPAYMAPEQLMTGASTPRSDLYSLGCVLYEMLAGSRAFSGSTPYAVMSKQVSEAPPSLARLRPDVPAGLRRVVGTLLEKAPEDRPASAEDAYRALLDHAVDLGPIPGVLHPPPLPSSVRMQAAVLDRVFTDDHGGPRGERQEGGGPAPGSGRGSASPDGAGHEPGAGSASDTGVPSATAEAIARPDIAEARERAAELAASSRHRHAADVLQAAVHTATANFGAADSDVVNLRMDWANVLFEGGDFRGAAPVFADLAVDLARRDGPDDPLVFRCRLHNATCRALMGETDEALETLRRLLADEERVYGPDDQRPLELRRQIGLLERGAGRHERAEHTLRSLAEDVRRTYGPDHPLLAQVRSLLHGPLGESGDD from the coding sequence ATGAGCCCGGTGAACGCGTCCGACCCGCACGGAACAATGCTGGAGGGGCGCTACGAGCTCAGCCGGATGCCGCTTGCCCGAGGCGGCATGGGAGAGGTGTGGGAAGGCCACGACACCCGCCTGGACCGGGAGGTCGCGGTCAAGTTCATCCGCTTCCCCGACAGCGAGCACGACCCGGAGATGGTGCGGCGGTTCGTGCGCGAGTCGCGCATCACGGCGCGGCTTCGCCACCCCGGCGTGCCCGCGATCTTCGACGCCGGAAGCCACGACGGCCGCCCCTACCTGGTCATGCAGCGCGTGCACGGCATCAGCGTCGCCGACCTGGTGGCCGAACAGGAGCGGCTGGAACCGGGGTGGGCGGCGGCCATCGCCGCGCAGGTGTGCTCGGTGCTCACCGCCGCGCACGGCGCCTCGCTGGTACACCGCGACCTCAAGCCCACCAACCTGATGCTGGAGCCCGACGGCGCCGTCAAGGTGCTGGACTTCGGGCTCGCTGTAGCGCTGGAGGGTTCGGACGTCTCGCGCATCACCCGCAGCGGCGAAACGCCCGGAACCCCGGCCTACATGGCACCCGAGCAGCTCATGACCGGGGCCAGCACCCCGCGGAGCGATCTTTACTCCTTGGGGTGCGTGCTGTACGAGATGCTGGCCGGATCGCGCGCGTTCAGCGGTTCCACGCCGTATGCGGTGATGTCCAAGCAGGTCAGCGAGGCCCCGCCGTCGCTGGCGCGCCTGCGTCCCGACGTGCCGGCGGGCCTGCGACGGGTGGTCGGGACTCTGCTGGAGAAGGCCCCCGAGGACCGGCCCGCCAGCGCCGAGGACGCTTACCGCGCGCTGCTGGACCACGCCGTGGACCTGGGGCCGATCCCGGGTGTGCTGCACCCGCCGCCGCTGCCCAGTTCGGTGCGGATGCAGGCGGCGGTGCTCGACCGCGTCTTCACCGACGACCACGGCGGGCCACGCGGCGAGCGGCAGGAGGGCGGCGGCCCCGCGCCAGGATCGGGGCGCGGCTCCGCATCCCCCGACGGCGCGGGGCACGAGCCGGGCGCGGGTTCCGCCTCGGACACCGGCGTCCCCTCCGCCACCGCGGAGGCTATAGCGCGCCCCGACATCGCCGAGGCCCGCGAGCGCGCCGCTGAGCTGGCCGCTTCTTCGCGCCACCGGCACGCCGCCGACGTGCTGCAGGCGGCCGTGCACACCGCCACCGCCAACTTCGGCGCCGCCGACAGCGACGTGGTGAACCTGCGCATGGACTGGGCCAACGTGCTCTTCGAGGGCGGCGACTTCCGCGGCGCCGCGCCCGTCTTCGCCGACCTCGCCGTGGATCTCGCACGGCGCGACGGGCCCGACGACCCGCTGGTCTTCCGCTGCCGCCTGCACAACGCGACCTGCCGGGCACTGATGGGCGAGACCGACGAGGCACTGGAGACGCTGCGGCGGCTGCTGGCCGACGAGGAACGTGTCTACGGCCCCGACGACCAGCGCCCGTTGGAACTGCGCCGCCAGATCGGTCTGCTGGAACGCGGCGCCGGTCGCCACGAGCGGGCCGAGCACACCCTGCGTTCCCTCGCCGAGGACGTCAGGCGGACCTACGGCCCCGATCACCCCCTGCTCGCGCAGGTACGCAGCCTCCTCCACGGCCCGCTCGGCGAGTCCGGCGACGACTGA